In the genome of Qipengyuania seohaensis, one region contains:
- a CDS encoding DEAD/DEAH box helicase yields the protein MSFETLPPMIGEALTERGYTDLTPVQSATIADDAKGRDLIVSAQTGSGKTVAFGLALADALLEETRNLSLVEKPLALVIAPTRELALQVSRELGWLYAKAGLRIATCVGGMDASKERRALRAGPAIVVGTPGRLRDHLERGALDLSGLIGVVLDEADEMLDMGFRDDLEEILDASPETRRTLLFSATMPGPIVRLAERYQQDALRLSLRGEDRGHGDISYQAITVSPAEIENAVVNLLRFHEAETAILFCATRDNVRRFHATLQERGFAAVALSGEHSQSERNQALQALRDKRVRVCVATDVAARGIDLPTLSLVIHVEIPRDAETLQHRSGRTGRAGKKGTAAIIVPYNRRRRVEGMLRGAQIAAEWMEAPSPEQIRKKDRTRLMERLTEPREFSNEDREMAADLLSRMPPEDIAAALVNTHRARLPEPEELVANTPEGREKAKTERHRPGFEDVAWFKIGVGRRQNAEPRWILPLLCRRGHITRNEIGAIRVGQHETWFQIPNNVAGKFADAVARTASPEDEQDAILIEAAPDGPRIEARQNRREHGGGGGGGPRVRPKPFGKGPGGKKPGKPFKKGPGAGKKFAGKRKPGQPAKG from the coding sequence ATGTCCTTCGAAACTCTCCCGCCGATGATCGGCGAAGCGCTGACCGAGCGCGGCTATACCGACCTTACCCCCGTCCAGTCCGCCACGATCGCGGACGACGCGAAAGGCCGCGATCTCATCGTTTCCGCCCAGACGGGCTCCGGCAAGACCGTCGCTTTCGGGCTGGCGCTGGCCGACGCCCTGCTGGAAGAAACCCGCAATCTGTCGCTGGTGGAAAAGCCGCTCGCACTGGTTATCGCACCGACGCGCGAGCTTGCCCTGCAGGTGAGCCGCGAACTCGGCTGGCTCTATGCCAAGGCAGGTCTGCGCATCGCGACCTGCGTCGGCGGAATGGACGCCAGCAAGGAACGCCGCGCCCTGCGGGCCGGACCAGCGATCGTCGTCGGCACGCCGGGTCGTCTGCGCGACCACCTCGAACGCGGCGCGTTGGACCTCTCTGGCCTAATCGGCGTCGTGCTGGACGAAGCGGACGAGATGCTCGACATGGGCTTCCGCGACGATCTTGAAGAAATTCTCGACGCCTCGCCCGAAACGCGCCGCACGCTGCTGTTTTCGGCTACCATGCCGGGCCCGATCGTGCGCCTCGCCGAACGCTATCAGCAGGACGCGCTGCGCCTCTCGCTGCGCGGCGAAGACCGTGGTCACGGGGACATCAGCTACCAGGCGATCACCGTCTCCCCTGCCGAGATCGAGAATGCCGTCGTCAACCTGCTTCGCTTCCACGAGGCGGAAACGGCAATCCTGTTCTGCGCGACACGCGACAATGTGCGGCGATTCCACGCAACGCTCCAAGAGCGCGGGTTCGCAGCCGTTGCACTTTCTGGCGAGCATTCGCAATCGGAACGCAACCAGGCTCTCCAGGCCCTGCGCGACAAGCGTGTGCGCGTGTGCGTTGCCACGGACGTGGCAGCCCGCGGCATCGACTTGCCGACGTTGAGCCTCGTCATACATGTCGAGATTCCGCGCGATGCGGAAACCCTGCAGCACCGCTCCGGTCGTACCGGCCGTGCGGGCAAGAAGGGTACGGCTGCGATCATCGTGCCCTACAACCGTCGTCGCCGGGTCGAAGGCATGTTGCGCGGTGCACAGATCGCTGCGGAATGGATGGAAGCGCCCTCGCCGGAACAGATCCGCAAGAAGGATCGCACCCGCCTGATGGAACGCCTCACCGAGCCGCGCGAGTTCAGCAATGAAGATCGCGAGATGGCGGCCGACCTGCTGTCGCGTATGCCCCCGGAAGACATCGCTGCCGCGCTGGTGAACACCCACCGCGCTCGTCTGCCCGAACCCGAAGAACTGGTCGCCAACACGCCCGAGGGGCGCGAAAAGGCCAAGACCGAACGCCACCGCCCCGGTTTCGAGGACGTGGCCTGGTTCAAGATCGGCGTCGGGCGCCGCCAGAATGCGGAACCGCGCTGGATCCTGCCGCTGCTGTGCCGCCGTGGTCACATCACGCGCAACGAGATCGGTGCAATCCGCGTGGGCCAGCACGAAACCTGGTTCCAGATTCCGAATAACGTCGCCGGCAAGTTCGCCGATGCCGTTGCGCGCACCGCGAGCCCGGAAGACGAGCAGGACGCGATCCTGATCGAAGCGGCGCCCGACGGACCCCGTATCGAGGCACGCCAGAACCGCCGTGAACACGGCGGTGGTGGCGGCGGTGGCCCGCGCGTTCGCCCCAAGCCCTTCGGCAAGGGTCCCGGCGGAAAGAAGCCCGGCAAGCCCTTCAAGAAGGGTCCGGGTGCAGGCAAGAAGTTCGCTGGAAAGCGCAAGCCGGGCCAGCCCGCAAAGGGCTGA
- a CDS encoding transcriptional regulator, whose amino-acid sequence MSSRKPPVFDHESRDVFARSYPEVPHTLTHHLEDEQRLTLDRLAELASQLPAGSVEYNRGDVPIGVDGKPASNGLSIQDTIRRIADSNSWAVLKNIEQVPVYRDLLEGLLDEMKPFIEARTGRMLTPQGYIFISSPDAVTPYHFDPEHNILLQLSGTKVMTQFPAGDPGFAPDTVHESYHLGGPRELPWNDALIDAGRQFELGPKEAVYVPVMAPHFVRNGPASSISLSITWRSEWSYAEAAARCFNGVLRRRGMAPRAPGRWPHRNRAKSLAWRVLRRLGAGGA is encoded by the coding sequence ATGAGCAGCAGGAAGCCTCCGGTATTCGACCATGAAAGCAGGGATGTCTTCGCCAGATCCTACCCCGAGGTGCCGCACACGCTCACCCATCATCTGGAAGACGAGCAGCGACTGACCCTCGACCGCCTGGCCGAACTGGCGTCGCAGCTTCCCGCCGGGAGCGTGGAATATAACCGCGGCGATGTGCCGATCGGCGTGGACGGCAAGCCCGCGTCCAACGGCCTCTCTATCCAGGACACGATCCGCCGGATTGCCGACAGCAACAGTTGGGCTGTCCTCAAGAATATCGAACAGGTGCCCGTATATCGCGACCTGCTCGAAGGGCTGCTCGACGAAATGAAGCCATTTATCGAAGCGCGGACCGGACGGATGCTGACCCCGCAGGGCTATATCTTCATTTCCAGCCCGGATGCAGTCACGCCTTACCATTTCGATCCGGAGCATAATATCCTGCTCCAGCTTAGCGGCACCAAGGTCATGACGCAGTTCCCCGCAGGCGATCCCGGTTTCGCGCCGGACACTGTGCATGAAAGCTATCACCTGGGCGGCCCGCGCGAATTGCCTTGGAACGACGCGCTCATAGACGCGGGCAGGCAATTCGAACTGGGGCCCAAGGAGGCGGTATATGTGCCGGTCATGGCGCCCCATTTCGTGCGCAACGGCCCTGCAAGTTCGATTTCTCTTTCCATCACCTGGCGAAGCGAGTGGAGCTATGCCGAGGCTGCGGCGCGCTGCTTCAACGGCGTCCTGCGCCGACGGGGCATGGCTCCGAGAGCGCCGGGCAGGTGGCCCCATCGCAACCGTGCCAAGTCGCTCGCCTGGCGGGTGCTGAGACGACTTGGAGCCGGGGGCGCTTGA
- the thiL gene encoding thiamine-phosphate kinase, with amino-acid sequence MKALATSPAARGLEDDAAILEFGDETLVLTHDTMIEGVHTLAGQDPADVAWKLVAVNLSDLAAKGAKPVGVLISHMLGTDDHRFVTGLGEILARYDVPLLGGDTVRGDGQRVWGCTAIGRATHRPVPSRGGARPGDKVYLSGRIGYAMLGLEALRDDTDQDDSAYRRPQPQLELGQDLAPHVSAMMDVSDGLLLDASRIARASGVTLSFDSVPLSGLAPEGRLDEAIRWGDDYVLLCTGPAGLDETLAVTCVGEVRARADHDVLLDNEPPTGDLGYTH; translated from the coding sequence TTGAAGGCGCTGGCGACATCGCCGGCCGCACGCGGCCTTGAAGACGATGCCGCAATTCTGGAATTCGGGGACGAAACCCTCGTCCTCACCCACGACACAATGATCGAGGGCGTCCACACGTTGGCGGGGCAGGACCCTGCCGATGTCGCGTGGAAGCTGGTTGCGGTGAACTTGTCGGACCTCGCCGCGAAAGGCGCAAAGCCCGTCGGCGTCCTGATCTCGCACATGCTGGGAACGGACGATCATCGCTTCGTAACCGGCCTTGGCGAAATCCTGGCGAGATACGACGTGCCGCTCCTGGGTGGAGACACCGTTCGCGGAGATGGCCAGCGCGTTTGGGGCTGTACCGCGATCGGGCGGGCGACCCATCGACCCGTCCCGTCGCGTGGCGGGGCGAGACCCGGGGACAAGGTCTACCTGTCCGGCAGGATCGGATACGCCATGCTCGGTCTCGAAGCCCTGCGCGACGACACCGATCAGGACGATAGCGCCTATCGTCGCCCCCAGCCCCAGCTCGAACTCGGGCAAGATCTCGCACCGCACGTCTCAGCGATGATGGATGTCTCCGACGGCCTGCTGCTGGACGCATCGCGGATCGCCCGGGCAAGCGGTGTGACGCTATCATTCGACAGTGTTCCGCTCTCGGGTCTGGCCCCGGAAGGCCGCCTGGATGAGGCAATCCGGTGGGGCGACGACTACGTTCTGCTGTGCACCGGACCGGCCGGTCTCGACGAGACGCTAGCCGTCACTTGCGTCGGCGAAGTCAGGGCGCGGGCGGACCATGATGTCCTGCTCGACAATGAGCCGCCAACGGGCGATCTCGGCTACACGCACTGA
- a CDS encoding GNAT family N-acetyltransferase produces MQELGKRSDCSSAALFPCPLPDGFHCISWKDANARLPEDAWHSLAGSAVSPNPFFERWFLLPSLKAFDPSGQVALAILVEAGHLRALMPFGQSGDYHGRSLRHAAAWLHPNMFCGAPLIADGYETQFWTDLLDHIDRNADGALFFHLRQVSPDDPVIGSLQEACQRTRRTMRKVFSAQRALLQSSLPPEAYLANSMTTKARKELRRQRKRLAETGTLEFSRERSDTDIDGWVEAFLALEERGWKGEAGSAIAADPRTREVFGRSLANAAALGRLERLTLSCDGRPVAMLATFLTPPGSFAFKTTFDEDFARFSPGLQLQLENLALLEDERIEWCDSCAVPGHSMIERIWSERRRIACYSIPVGTGWRRMAGEALAWIEERRQEGRQ; encoded by the coding sequence ATGCAGGAGCTTGGCAAACGCTCGGACTGCTCGTCCGCTGCCCTTTTCCCATGCCCACTGCCCGACGGCTTCCATTGCATCTCGTGGAAGGACGCAAACGCCCGCTTGCCCGAGGACGCGTGGCATTCTCTTGCCGGAAGCGCCGTATCGCCGAATCCGTTTTTCGAGCGCTGGTTTCTTCTGCCCTCCCTCAAGGCTTTCGATCCAAGTGGCCAGGTCGCGCTCGCCATTCTGGTAGAGGCCGGTCATCTGCGCGCGCTCATGCCGTTCGGGCAATCCGGCGACTATCACGGGCGCTCGTTACGTCACGCTGCCGCATGGTTGCACCCCAATATGTTCTGCGGCGCACCTTTGATCGCAGACGGGTACGAGACGCAGTTCTGGACGGATCTACTGGACCACATCGACCGCAACGCGGACGGAGCGCTGTTCTTTCACCTGCGACAGGTTTCGCCCGACGATCCGGTGATCGGATCTTTGCAGGAGGCCTGCCAGCGGACCCGCAGAACCATGCGAAAGGTCTTTTCCGCACAGCGTGCCCTGCTCCAAAGCAGCCTGCCGCCCGAGGCCTACCTCGCGAACTCAATGACCACGAAGGCGCGCAAGGAATTGCGGCGGCAGCGCAAGCGGCTGGCCGAAACCGGGACGCTCGAATTTTCAAGGGAGCGGTCGGACACGGATATCGACGGCTGGGTGGAGGCGTTTCTCGCCCTCGAAGAACGAGGGTGGAAAGGCGAAGCGGGTTCCGCCATCGCCGCCGATCCGCGCACGCGCGAAGTGTTTGGCAGGTCGCTCGCCAATGCGGCAGCTCTTGGCCGGCTGGAACGGCTGACCCTCTCCTGCGACGGTCGTCCCGTCGCCATGCTGGCCACTTTCCTCACGCCGCCCGGTTCATTCGCGTTCAAGACGACCTTCGACGAAGACTTCGCGAGGTTTTCGCCCGGCTTGCAGCTCCAGCTCGAAAACCTCGCCCTGCTGGAGGACGAGCGTATAGAATGGTGCGACAGCTGCGCCGTCCCGGGGCATTCGATGATCGAGCGCATCTGGTCCGAACGCAGGCGGATAGCCTGTTATTCGATCCCCGTAGGCACGGGTTGGCGCCGAATGGCAGGAGAGGCACTCGCATGGATCGAGGAACGGCGTCAGGAGGGCAGGCAATGA
- the uvrC gene encoding excinuclease ABC subunit UvrC, with translation MSRSKAGSPNDPRGKERFHEERATKTVASAQPDLEAGIAAIRETVKTLKPRPGVYRMLDTRGDVLYVGKARSLKARVANYTQINGLSNRIVRMISQCRAMEIVVTNSEAEALLLEAQLIKRYRPPFNVLLRDDKSFPFILLRADHAFPRIQKHRGARRAKGNYYGPFASAGSVNKTLNALQKLFLLRSCTDSFFNNRDRPCLLYQIKRCSAPCVGRIDEEGYASLVYEAKDFLSGKSSAVQANIEKQMAKAAEDLDFETAAILRDRLRAATFIQGSQAINASGVGDADVFALAKKGGQIGVQAFFIRGGQNWGHRAFFPRNTGDLEEAQVLADVLLQFYEEVPPPKTILTDRELAEQELIAEALAEKAGHAVAISIPQRGDRRKLMQQAQRNATEALERRLAESGTKARILRELAEFLELEEVPQRIEIYDNSHIQGDKALGAMVVAGPEGFEKGQYRKFNIKTAKTNDDFGMMREVMQRRFRKLAETERDNEASPTGKGHEAIWPDLLLIDGGKGQVSSVMAVLEDLGIADDVPVIGIAKGPHHGREGREVFHFPDGREKTLPVNSQVLFHAQNLRDEVHRYAIGAHRAKRSRAITASPLDEIPGIGPARKRALLLHFGTAGKVRAAALEDLMRAPGISEGVAQQIYDFYHAGG, from the coding sequence ATGTCGCGTTCGAAGGCCGGTTCCCCCAACGATCCCAGAGGTAAGGAGCGTTTCCACGAGGAACGCGCCACCAAGACCGTGGCCAGCGCGCAGCCGGACCTAGAAGCGGGGATCGCCGCCATTCGCGAGACGGTAAAGACGCTAAAGCCGCGGCCCGGCGTATACCGGATGCTCGATACGCGCGGAGATGTGCTCTATGTCGGGAAAGCCCGCAGCCTGAAGGCGCGCGTTGCCAACTACACCCAGATCAACGGCCTTTCGAACCGCATCGTGCGCATGATCAGCCAGTGCCGTGCGATGGAAATCGTGGTCACCAACTCGGAGGCCGAGGCGCTTCTGCTCGAAGCGCAATTGATCAAGCGTTATCGCCCGCCGTTCAACGTGCTGCTGCGCGACGACAAGAGCTTTCCCTTCATCCTCCTGCGTGCCGACCATGCCTTCCCGCGCATCCAGAAGCATCGCGGCGCGCGGCGGGCCAAGGGCAATTACTACGGTCCCTTCGCCAGCGCAGGTTCGGTCAACAAGACGCTGAACGCGCTTCAGAAACTCTTCCTGTTGCGGAGCTGTACGGACAGCTTCTTCAACAATCGCGACCGGCCCTGCCTGCTCTACCAGATCAAGCGATGCAGCGCGCCGTGTGTCGGCCGCATCGACGAGGAAGGCTACGCGAGCCTTGTGTACGAGGCGAAGGATTTCCTGTCCGGCAAATCCTCCGCCGTGCAGGCCAATATCGAAAAGCAGATGGCGAAGGCTGCCGAAGATCTCGACTTCGAGACCGCGGCGATCCTGCGCGACCGGCTGCGCGCCGCGACATTCATCCAGGGTTCGCAGGCCATCAATGCCAGCGGCGTGGGTGATGCCGATGTTTTCGCGCTGGCGAAGAAGGGCGGCCAGATCGGCGTGCAGGCGTTTTTCATTCGCGGCGGACAGAACTGGGGGCATCGCGCGTTCTTCCCGCGCAATACGGGCGATCTGGAGGAGGCGCAGGTTCTGGCCGATGTGCTGCTCCAGTTCTACGAGGAAGTTCCTCCGCCAAAGACCATCCTGACCGATCGCGAACTGGCGGAGCAGGAGCTTATCGCAGAGGCACTGGCGGAAAAGGCGGGCCATGCCGTCGCCATCTCGATCCCGCAGCGCGGCGATCGCCGCAAGCTGATGCAACAGGCCCAGCGCAACGCGACCGAGGCGCTCGAACGGCGGCTGGCCGAAAGCGGGACCAAGGCTCGCATCCTGCGCGAACTGGCCGAATTCCTCGAGCTGGAAGAAGTGCCGCAGCGTATCGAGATATACGACAACAGCCATATCCAGGGCGACAAGGCGCTGGGTGCGATGGTGGTCGCCGGGCCCGAAGGCTTCGAAAAGGGCCAGTATCGCAAGTTCAACATCAAGACCGCCAAGACCAATGACGATTTCGGCATGATGCGCGAGGTCATGCAGCGCCGCTTCCGCAAGCTGGCCGAAACGGAGCGTGACAACGAGGCTTCTCCGACGGGCAAGGGGCACGAGGCGATCTGGCCCGATCTGCTGCTGATCGATGGCGGCAAGGGACAGGTGTCGAGCGTGATGGCGGTGCTGGAGGATCTGGGAATCGCGGACGATGTTCCGGTCATCGGTATCGCCAAGGGGCCGCATCACGGTCGCGAAGGGCGTGAGGTGTTCCATTTCCCCGACGGGCGCGAAAAGACGCTGCCGGTCAATTCGCAGGTATTGTTCCACGCCCAGAACCTGCGCGACGAAGTGCACCGCTATGCCATCGGCGCCCACCGCGCCAAGCGGAGCCGCGCGATCACCGCTTCGCCATTGGACGAGATCCCGGGCATCGGTCCCGCGCGCAAACGCGCGCTGCTGCTCCACTTCGGCACCGCGGGCAAGGTCAGGGCTGCGGCCCTGGAGGACCTCATGCGTGCGCCGGGCATTAGCGAAGGCGTCGCGCAACAGATCTACGATTTCTACCACGCGGGCGGGTAG
- a CDS encoding universal stress protein, producing the protein MKSILFNAFADKGHAQRLDLALDLARAFDGHLSVLNAVPYEAAGTIDPYGAAFAAMVPIWREEAAKLKADTENDLANEGVAWDWIDCAGPVSLSLIRHSTLADLIVIGEKEPRSGGKSPSFTAGEVALGADCPVLVLPDECKRLDFDKTAIVAWDGSSEASHALRAAVPLLAKMKAVFLVTVGEGKKSDKDFDLPAIRGADYLARHGIGCEIVQVAADDKGIAHAIQSAADSRDAGLIVMGCYGRLRLAERLFGGVTRAMLTDVKVPLLLKH; encoded by the coding sequence ATGAAGTCCATTCTGTTCAACGCTTTCGCCGACAAGGGCCATGCGCAGCGCCTAGATCTCGCACTCGACCTGGCGCGGGCCTTCGACGGTCATCTCTCGGTACTGAACGCGGTGCCCTATGAGGCCGCTGGCACGATCGATCCCTATGGCGCAGCCTTCGCCGCCATGGTGCCGATCTGGCGCGAAGAAGCGGCCAAGTTGAAGGCAGATACCGAAAACGACCTCGCCAACGAAGGCGTGGCGTGGGACTGGATCGATTGCGCAGGGCCGGTATCGCTCTCGCTCATTCGCCATTCGACCTTGGCCGACCTAATCGTGATCGGCGAGAAGGAGCCGCGTAGCGGCGGCAAATCACCGTCGTTCACGGCCGGTGAGGTGGCGCTGGGCGCGGATTGCCCCGTGCTGGTCCTGCCGGACGAGTGCAAGCGGCTCGACTTCGACAAGACGGCGATTGTCGCCTGGGATGGATCGTCGGAAGCCTCCCACGCCCTGCGCGCTGCGGTTCCCCTTCTGGCGAAGATGAAGGCGGTCTTTCTCGTGACTGTCGGCGAAGGGAAAAAGAGCGACAAGGATTTCGACCTGCCCGCTATTCGCGGCGCCGATTACCTCGCCCGTCACGGTATCGGCTGCGAGATCGTGCAGGTCGCGGCAGACGACAAGGGTATCGCCCACGCGATACAGTCGGCCGCCGATTCGCGTGATGCGGGCCTGATCGTGATGGGCTGCTATGGGCGCCTGCGCCTTGCCGAACGGTTGTTCGGAGGCGTGACGCGCGCCATGCTCACGGATGTGAAGGTGCCACTCCTCCTCAAGCACTGA
- a CDS encoding sodium-translocating pyrophosphatase: protein MDLVLIAIALGLLAVVYGFVTSRQVLNSGAGNERMQEIAGAIQEGAQAYLKRQYTTIAMVGVVVAVLVFVFLGLWPAVGFLIGAVLSGVAGFIGMNISVRANVRTAAAAQSGLQQGLTLAFRAGAITGMLVAGLALLSIAVFFWYLVGPGGFAADSDEVVYGLVGLAFGASLISIFARLGGGIFTKAADVGADLVGKVEAGIPEDDPRNPAVIADNVGDNVGDCAGMAADLFETYVVTVGVTMVLTALLFSEVLGDLLLPMMALPLLIGGACIVTSIIGTYFVKLGKGSTNVMGAMYKGFIVSAVLAIPLIYVVISYALGGMGTEIGGAVAGIDPGAPLAEEGTAAQVVGFTGMDLFWCSLIGLAITGLIIWITEYYTGTNYRPVRSIAKSSETGHGTNVIQGLAISLESTALPTLVIVAGIIATFQLAGLMGIAYAATAMLALAGMVVALDAYGPVTDNAGGIAEMAGLDESVREKTDMLDAVGNTTKAVTKGYAIGSAGLGALVLFAAYTTDLAKLFPDADVDFSLENPYVIVGLLLGALLPYLFGAMGMTAVGRAAGDVVKDVREQFAADAGIMAGTSKPNYARTVDLVTKAAIKEMILPSMLPLLAPIVVYFSILFLAGQENAFAAVGALLLGVIIGGIFVALSMTAGGGAWDNAKKYIEDGNHGGKGSEAHKAAVTGDTVGDPYKDTAGPAVNPMIKITNIVALLLLAALAAG, encoded by the coding sequence GTGGACTTAGTTCTCATAGCAATTGCGCTGGGACTGCTGGCCGTCGTGTACGGCTTCGTCACCAGCCGCCAGGTGCTCAATTCGGGTGCCGGCAATGAAAGAATGCAGGAAATCGCAGGCGCCATCCAGGAGGGTGCGCAAGCCTATCTGAAGCGTCAGTACACCACCATCGCCATGGTCGGCGTCGTCGTCGCCGTGCTGGTGTTCGTGTTCCTCGGCCTGTGGCCGGCCGTCGGCTTCCTGATCGGCGCCGTCCTGTCGGGCGTTGCAGGCTTCATCGGCATGAACATCTCGGTGCGGGCCAACGTTCGCACGGCCGCTGCCGCGCAGAGCGGACTGCAGCAGGGCCTTACCCTCGCATTCCGCGCTGGCGCCATCACCGGCATGCTCGTGGCAGGCCTCGCCCTGCTTTCGATCGCGGTGTTCTTCTGGTACCTCGTCGGTCCGGGCGGTTTCGCTGCCGATAGCGACGAAGTGGTCTACGGCCTCGTCGGTCTCGCCTTCGGCGCTTCGCTGATCTCGATCTTCGCGCGTCTGGGCGGCGGTATCTTCACCAAGGCCGCAGACGTCGGCGCCGATCTCGTCGGCAAAGTCGAAGCAGGCATCCCCGAAGACGATCCACGCAACCCGGCCGTGATTGCCGACAACGTGGGCGACAACGTGGGCGACTGCGCCGGCATGGCTGCCGACTTGTTCGAAACCTATGTCGTAACGGTCGGTGTCACAATGGTCCTGACCGCGCTGCTCTTTAGCGAGGTTCTGGGCGACCTGCTGCTGCCCATGATGGCACTGCCCCTGCTGATCGGCGGCGCGTGCATCGTGACCAGCATCATCGGCACCTATTTCGTGAAGCTCGGCAAGGGCAGCACGAACGTGATGGGCGCGATGTACAAGGGCTTCATCGTCTCGGCAGTCCTCGCCATTCCGCTCATCTATGTCGTCATCAGCTATGCGCTTGGCGGTATGGGAACGGAAATCGGCGGCGCTGTCGCAGGCATCGACCCGGGCGCTCCGCTGGCTGAAGAAGGCACGGCAGCTCAGGTCGTCGGATTTACCGGCATGGACCTGTTCTGGTGCTCGCTGATCGGCCTCGCGATCACCGGCCTCATCATCTGGATCACCGAGTATTACACCGGCACGAACTATCGTCCGGTCCGCTCGATCGCCAAGAGCTCGGAAACGGGTCACGGCACCAATGTGATCCAGGGCCTCGCCATCAGCCTTGAATCGACCGCACTTCCGACGCTGGTGATCGTCGCCGGCATCATCGCCACCTTCCAGCTCGCCGGGCTCATGGGCATCGCCTATGCCGCCACCGCAATGCTGGCTTTGGCGGGTATGGTCGTGGCACTCGACGCCTATGGCCCGGTGACGGACAACGCAGGCGGCATCGCGGAAATGGCCGGTCTCGACGAAAGCGTTCGCGAAAAGACCGACATGCTCGATGCAGTGGGCAACACCACCAAGGCCGTGACCAAGGGCTATGCAATCGGTTCGGCGGGCCTCGGCGCGCTGGTGCTGTTCGCCGCCTACACGACCGACCTTGCGAAGCTGTTCCCGGATGCTGACGTCGATTTCAGCCTCGAGAACCCGTATGTCATCGTCGGCCTGCTTCTCGGCGCACTGCTCCCGTACCTCTTCGGTGCGATGGGCATGACCGCCGTGGGCCGCGCGGCCGGCGACGTGGTGAAGGACGTGCGCGAGCAGTTCGCAGCCGATGCAGGCATCATGGCCGGCACCAGCAAGCCAAACTACGCGCGTACGGTCGACCTCGTGACCAAGGCCGCGATCAAGGAAATGATCCTGCCTTCGATGCTTCCGCTTCTGGCACCGATCGTGGTCTACTTCTCCATCCTGTTCCTTGCAGGCCAGGAGAACGCCTTTGCTGCGGTGGGTGCATTGCTCCTCGGCGTGATCATCGGCGGTATCTTCGTGGCGCTTTCCATGACCGCCGGCGGCGGTGCGTGGGATAACGCCAAGAAGTACATCGAAGACGGCAATCACGGCGGCAAGGGCTCCGAAGCCCACAAGGCTGCCGTGACCGGCGACACCGTGGGCGATCCCTACAAGGATACCGCGGGCCCGGCCGTGAACCCGATGATCAAGATCACCAATATCGTTGCACTGCTGCTCCTCGCAGCACTCGCAGCTGGCTGA
- a CDS encoding acyl-CoA thioesterase produces MTDTKTPEDLVAGLIRLLTVTDKGDGHFAGRQQPGGIGRVFGGQVVAQALQAAQASAPEGMEAHSLHAYFLRGGREGIDIDYSVAADFDGRSFANRRVVARQQIGDDAPSAILNLTASFQRPEDGLEHAESPMPDVAPPEDLLSDGELRKRFLDAMDKVSDVQRALMLRPRPIEMRTSDKLHWMNAEPKPPAAHSWFRTVAPLPPIEENPALHRAVIAYASDFTLLGTSALPHGLSWARGELKGASLDHTIWFHRPARADEWLLYATDSPWSGGGRGFNRGRIFNRDGQLVASVAQEGVIRRAKGKDEG; encoded by the coding sequence GTGACCGATACCAAGACCCCAGAAGACCTCGTCGCCGGATTAATCCGCCTGTTGACCGTAACCGACAAGGGCGACGGACATTTCGCAGGTCGCCAGCAGCCCGGAGGCATCGGGCGCGTATTCGGCGGACAGGTCGTCGCGCAGGCCCTCCAGGCAGCGCAGGCCAGCGCGCCGGAGGGGATGGAGGCGCATTCGCTTCACGCCTATTTCCTGCGCGGCGGACGCGAGGGCATCGACATCGACTATTCGGTCGCTGCCGATTTCGACGGCCGGTCCTTCGCCAATCGCAGGGTCGTCGCGCGCCAGCAGATCGGTGACGACGCGCCGAGCGCGATCCTGAACCTCACCGCCAGTTTCCAGCGCCCCGAAGACGGGCTGGAACACGCGGAAAGCCCGATGCCGGACGTCGCCCCGCCCGAAGACCTGTTGTCCGACGGCGAGTTGAGGAAACGTTTCCTGGATGCGATGGACAAGGTTTCTGACGTTCAGCGCGCCCTGATGCTGCGCCCGCGCCCCATCGAGATGCGCACGTCCGACAAGCTGCACTGGATGAACGCAGAACCCAAGCCGCCTGCCGCGCATAGCTGGTTCCGCACAGTCGCCCCGCTTCCTCCGATCGAGGAAAACCCAGCCCTGCACAGGGCCGTGATCGCCTATGCCAGCGATTTCACGCTGCTCGGCACAAGTGCCCTGCCCCATGGCCTGTCGTGGGCGCGCGGCGAACTGAAAGGCGCCAGCCTCGACCATACGATCTGGTTCCATCGCCCCGCCCGCGCCGACGAATGGCTACTCTACGCAACGGACAGCCCGTGGTCCGGTGGCGGTCGCGGTTTCAACCGTGGCCGGATTTTCAATCGGGACGGGCAGCTGGTCGCCAGCGTGGCGCAGGAAGGCGTGATCCGGCGCGCAAAGGGCAAGGACGAAGGCTGA